A genomic stretch from Bordetella sp. N includes:
- a CDS encoding DUF1415 domain-containing protein, with protein MALEHEEGAIEPVELDTRHLAGGHPDIAEVARVTQHWLTRAVIGLNLCPFAKRVHVKRQIRYVVSAAVDEADIAAELESELQLLADTDAQDIDTTMLILPDAFADFYEFNDFLDIGDRLLKRLRLRGVLQVASFHPDYQFAETQPDDIENYTNRSPFPILHLLREDSIEEVLETYPDPDDIYEKNQETMRRLGLEGWRKLMREAG; from the coding sequence ATGGCGTTGGAGCATGAAGAAGGGGCGATCGAGCCCGTTGAGCTCGACACGAGGCATCTGGCCGGCGGCCACCCGGACATCGCCGAAGTCGCGCGGGTCACGCAGCATTGGTTGACTCGCGCCGTCATCGGCTTGAATCTGTGTCCTTTCGCCAAGCGGGTCCACGTCAAGCGGCAGATCCGCTACGTGGTCAGCGCCGCGGTGGATGAGGCCGATATCGCGGCGGAGCTGGAATCCGAGCTGCAGCTGCTGGCGGACACTGACGCGCAGGACATCGACACCACGATGTTGATCCTGCCGGATGCATTCGCGGATTTCTACGAGTTCAACGATTTCCTGGATATCGGCGATCGCCTGCTGAAACGCCTGCGTTTGCGCGGCGTGCTGCAGGTCGCCAGCTTTCACCCGGACTATCAATTCGCCGAGACGCAACCGGACGATATCGAGAACTACACCAACCGCTCGCCGTTTCCGATCCTGCATCTGCTGCGGGAAGACAGCATCGAGGAAGTGCTGGAAACGTATCCCGATCCGGATGACATCTACGAGAAGAATCAGGAAACGATGCGGCGGTTGGGGCTGGAAGGCTGGCGCAAGTTGATGCGGGAAGCTGGCTAG
- a CDS encoding SAM-dependent methyltransferase, with protein MTKTHDIRPGQSVELLKELHILTRDGKLNQDSRRKLKQVYHLFQFIEPLLQALKQDGQDVTLVDHGAGKSYLGFILYDLFFKILHDESHIYGIETREELVQRSQELASRLGFSKGMSFLNLSVAESIVSDKLPPQVDIVTALHACDTATDDALRFALKKQARYIVVVPCCQAEVAGVLRKNKSATKRDPLSEIWRHPLHTREFGSQVTNVLRCLQLEAHGYQVSVTELVGWEHSMKNELIIAQHKNPPQRRATERLTEMLDRIGLQELHERFFAPEIA; from the coding sequence ATGACCAAGACCCACGATATCCGTCCCGGCCAATCCGTCGAACTGCTCAAGGAACTCCACATCCTGACCCGCGACGGGAAGTTGAACCAGGACAGCCGCCGCAAGCTCAAACAGGTTTATCACCTCTTCCAGTTCATCGAGCCCCTGCTTCAAGCATTGAAGCAGGATGGCCAGGACGTGACCCTGGTCGACCATGGCGCGGGCAAGTCCTATCTGGGCTTCATCCTGTACGACCTGTTCTTCAAGATCCTGCATGATGAGTCCCACATCTACGGCATCGAAACGCGCGAAGAACTGGTGCAGCGATCCCAGGAATTGGCCTCCCGGCTCGGTTTCAGCAAGGGCATGTCTTTCCTGAATCTGTCCGTGGCCGAATCGATCGTCTCCGACAAGCTGCCGCCGCAGGTGGACATCGTCACCGCGCTGCACGCCTGCGACACCGCCACTGACGACGCCCTGCGCTTCGCCCTGAAGAAACAGGCCCGCTATATCGTGGTCGTGCCCTGTTGCCAGGCTGAAGTGGCCGGCGTGCTGCGCAAGAACAAAAGCGCAACCAAACGCGACCCGCTGTCGGAAATCTGGCGCCATCCCCTGCACACGCGCGAGTTCGGCAGCCAGGTGACCAACGTGCTGCGCTGCCTGCAACTGGAAGCCCACGGCTACCAGGTCAGCGTCACCGAACTGGTCGGCTGGGAACACTCGATGAAGAACGAGCTGATCATCGCCCAGCACAAGAACCCGCCACAGCGGCGCGCCACGGAACGGCTTACTGAAATGCTGGATCGCATCGGCCTGCAGGAGCTGCATGAACGCTTCTTCGCGCCCGAGATCGCCTGA
- the fusA gene encoding elongation factor G, translating into MTRKTRIENYRNIGISAHIDAGKTTTTERILFYTGVNHKIGEVHDGAATMDWMEQEQERGITITSAATTAFWKGMAGNYPEHRINIIDTPGHVDFTIEVERSMRVLDGACMVYDSVGGVQPQSETVWRQANKYKVPRIAFVNKMDRVGADFFRVQRQIGERLKGVAVPVQIPVGAEDHFEGVIDLVKMRAIIWDDASQGVKFEYGDIPDNLKATAQEWHDKMVEAAAEATEELLEKYLGGTALTEEEIKHGLRLRTINNEIVPMLAGSAFKNKGVQAMLDAVIDYLPSPVDVPAIKGHDVDDKEIERHPADDEKFSALAFKIMTDPFVGQLVFFRVYSGVIKSGDTVLIPGKGRKERLGRILQMHANERKEIKEVYAGDIAAAVGLKDVTTGDTMSDPSSVIILEKMVFPEPVISQAVEPKTQADQEKMGIALNRLAQEDPSFRVHTDEESGQTIISGMGELHLEILVDRMKREFGVEATVGKPQVAYRETVRGKVTDVEGKFVKQSGGRGQYGHAVITLESQEPGKGFEFIDAIKGGVIPREFIPAVEKGIRDTLKSGILAGYPVVDVKVTLTFGSYHDVDSNENAFRMAGSMAFKEAMRRAKPVLLEPMMHVEVETPEDFMGNVMGDLSSRRGMVQGMDDIAGGGGKLVRAEVPLSEMFGYSTSLRSLTQGRATYTMEFKHYAEVPKQIADEVIAAKTAR; encoded by the coding sequence GTGACCCGCAAGACCCGTATCGAGAACTACCGCAACATCGGCATCAGCGCGCACATCGACGCTGGCAAGACCACGACGACCGAGCGCATTCTGTTCTATACCGGGGTGAACCACAAGATTGGTGAGGTTCACGACGGCGCGGCCACGATGGACTGGATGGAGCAGGAGCAGGAGCGCGGTATCACCATTACCTCGGCCGCCACCACCGCTTTCTGGAAGGGCATGGCCGGCAATTATCCCGAGCACCGCATCAATATCATCGACACCCCCGGGCACGTCGACTTCACCATTGAAGTCGAACGTTCCATGCGGGTGCTGGATGGCGCATGTATGGTTTATGACTCGGTGGGCGGCGTGCAGCCGCAGTCCGAGACTGTCTGGCGCCAGGCCAACAAATATAAAGTGCCGCGCATCGCGTTCGTCAACAAGATGGACCGTGTCGGCGCGGACTTTTTCCGTGTGCAGCGCCAGATCGGCGAGCGCCTGAAGGGTGTGGCCGTGCCGGTGCAGATTCCTGTCGGCGCGGAAGACCATTTTGAAGGCGTCATCGACCTGGTGAAGATGCGCGCCATTATCTGGGACGACGCCAGCCAAGGCGTCAAGTTTGAATATGGCGATATTCCGGACAACCTGAAGGCGACCGCGCAGGAGTGGCACGACAAAATGGTCGAGGCTGCCGCGGAAGCTACCGAGGAATTGCTGGAAAAGTATCTGGGTGGCACCGCGCTGACTGAGGAAGAGATCAAGCACGGCCTGCGTCTGCGCACGATCAATAATGAGATCGTGCCGATGCTGGCTGGCAGCGCGTTTAAGAACAAGGGCGTGCAGGCCATGCTGGACGCGGTTATCGATTATCTGCCGTCGCCGGTGGATGTGCCCGCCATCAAGGGCCACGATGTCGACGACAAGGAAATCGAGCGCCACCCCGCGGACGACGAGAAGTTTTCCGCGCTGGCGTTCAAGATCATGACAGATCCCTTTGTCGGCCAACTGGTGTTCTTCCGGGTGTATTCCGGCGTGATCAAGTCGGGCGACACCGTGCTGATTCCGGGTAAGGGCAGGAAGGAACGCCTGGGCCGGATTCTGCAGATGCATGCGAATGAGCGGAAAGAGATCAAGGAAGTGTATGCCGGTGACATCGCGGCGGCCGTGGGCCTGAAAGACGTGACCACGGGCGACACCATGTCCGATCCATCCAGCGTGATCATTCTGGAAAAAATGGTGTTTCCGGAACCGGTGATTTCGCAGGCCGTCGAGCCCAAGACGCAGGCCGACCAGGAAAAGATGGGTATCGCCCTGAATCGTCTGGCGCAGGAGGATCCGTCCTTCCGCGTGCATACCGACGAAGAGTCCGGGCAGACCATTATTTCCGGGATGGGCGAGCTGCATCTGGAAATCCTGGTCGATCGCATGAAGCGCGAATTCGGCGTGGAAGCGACGGTCGGCAAGCCGCAGGTGGCTTACCGCGAAACCGTGCGTGGCAAGGTGACGGACGTGGAAGGCAAGTTCGTCAAACAGTCCGGCGGTCGCGGCCAGTATGGCCATGCGGTGATCACCCTGGAGTCGCAGGAACCGGGCAAGGGGTTTGAGTTCATTGACGCCATCAAGGGCGGGGTGATTCCGCGTGAATTCATTCCGGCTGTCGAGAAAGGTATTCGGGACACGCTGAAGTCGGGCATCCTGGCGGGTTATCCGGTGGTCGACGTGAAGGTCACGCTGACCTTCGGTTCGTACCACGACGTCGACTCGAACGAAAACGCTTTCCGGATGGCGGGTTCGATGGCTTTCAAGGAAGCCATGCGCCGCGCGAAGCCGGTGTTGCTGGAACCGATGATGCACGTCGAGGTGGAAACGCCCGAGGACTTCATGGGTAACGTGATGGGCGATCTCTCGTCGCGGCGGGGGATGGTGCAAGGGATGGACGATATCGCCGGGGGCGGCGGCAAGCTGGTGCGTGCTGAAGTCCCGCTGTCGGAGATGTTCGGTTATTCCACGTCGCTGCGTTCGCTGACCCAGGGGCGTGCGACTTACACCATGGAGTTCAAGCATTACGCTGAAGTGCCCAAGCAGATCGCTGACGAGGTCATTGCGGCGAAAACGGCACGCTGA
- a CDS encoding tripartite tricarboxylate transporter substrate binding protein: protein MGLYRKGLGLLIVAGTVVPWAAMSTEAVMEGYPKRPITLVVGFPPGGGADVVARHLATFMAKDLGQKVIIENRPGAAGNIGAVVVARAAADGYTVYLAVRPVALHKVVYKGLDYDFAKALVPVGMVVRVPYVLVMRKDIPATNLQEAFALVRARPGVYSCGSPGVGSDNHLLCEGVKDQASLSWEHLPYNGDAPLIEDMVGGHADFGVVAVAAALSYINSGHVLPLAVFSADRVTAIPSIPQMKSLGFAVTEAEGWCALVAPARTPAHAISRLNLSINAALSDGAFRKTLTSLGYVLPAKANTPEALGVFLAEDVARWTELWERQHVSGLP from the coding sequence ATGGGCCTGTACAGAAAAGGACTTGGTTTGTTGATCGTGGCGGGGACTGTGGTCCCTTGGGCCGCGATGTCTACAGAGGCGGTCATGGAAGGGTATCCAAAACGTCCGATAACGCTCGTCGTGGGCTTTCCACCCGGTGGAGGTGCTGATGTTGTGGCTCGCCATCTTGCGACTTTTATGGCGAAGGACCTGGGTCAGAAGGTCATCATCGAAAACCGTCCGGGGGCCGCCGGAAACATTGGGGCAGTGGTGGTGGCGAGGGCGGCGGCAGATGGCTATACGGTCTATTTGGCTGTCAGGCCCGTGGCTCTCCATAAGGTGGTGTACAAGGGCCTGGATTACGACTTTGCCAAAGCGCTTGTTCCAGTTGGCATGGTCGTGAGAGTCCCCTACGTTCTGGTCATGAGAAAAGATATTCCCGCGACCAACCTGCAGGAGGCATTCGCACTGGTACGCGCGCGACCTGGCGTGTATTCCTGCGGTTCACCGGGAGTGGGCTCCGATAACCATCTTCTTTGCGAAGGCGTCAAGGACCAGGCCTCTTTGAGTTGGGAGCATCTCCCCTATAACGGCGACGCTCCCCTGATAGAGGATATGGTCGGCGGCCATGCCGACTTCGGCGTTGTCGCGGTAGCAGCTGCCTTGTCTTATATAAATTCGGGGCACGTCCTTCCTCTCGCGGTGTTCTCCGCTGACAGGGTCACGGCCATTCCATCCATTCCTCAGATGAAGAGCCTGGGCTTCGCCGTTACCGAAGCTGAGGGCTGGTGTGCCCTCGTGGCGCCGGCGCGAACCCCGGCGCACGCGATTTCTCGGCTGAATCTTTCGATCAATGCGGCCCTTTCCGATGGGGCTTTCCGCAAGACGCTCACAAGCCTCGGGTATGTCCTTCCCGCAAAGGCGAACACACCCGAAGCGCTAGGCGTCTTTCTCGCGGAGGATGTAGCGCGCTGGACAGAACTGTGGGAGCGGCAACACGTATCCGGGCTTCCGTAA
- a CDS encoding tripartite tricarboxylate transporter substrate binding protein → MGLYRKGLGLLIVAGTAFPWAAMSTEVVVEVYPKRPITLVVGFPPGGGADVVARQLATFMTEDLGQKVLIENRPGASGNIGAAAVAKAAADGYTVYLAVRPVALHKVMFKGVDYDFAKDLIPVGMVVRVPYVLVMSKHVPATNLKRAFELVRARPGGYTCASPGLGSTNHLLCEDLKDRAFLGWEHIPYSGEAPVMVDVAGGRADFGIVSVTAALPFINSGHVLALAVFSTDRVPVISSVLRMAELGFAHMEAQGWCAIVAPAGTPPHVVSRLNRSINAALSNVSFRRKLTRLGYVVPGAGNTPESLGTFLAEDVDRWTKLLIQKQVTGLQ, encoded by the coding sequence ATGGGCCTGTACAGAAAAGGACTTGGTTTATTGATCGTGGCGGGGACTGCGTTTCCTTGGGCTGCGATGTCTACAGAGGTGGTGGTTGAGGTGTATCCGAAGCGTCCCATAACGCTTGTTGTTGGCTTTCCACCCGGTGGAGGTGCGGACGTCGTGGCTCGTCAACTGGCGACCTTCATGACGGAAGACCTGGGGCAGAAAGTCCTTATCGAAAACCGCCCGGGAGCCTCCGGAAACATCGGCGCTGCGGCGGTGGCCAAGGCGGCGGCCGATGGCTATACGGTCTATTTGGCCGTGCGGCCCGTGGCCTTGCATAAGGTGATGTTCAAAGGTGTGGACTACGACTTCGCCAAGGATCTCATTCCAGTTGGCATGGTCGTGAGAGTCCCTTATGTCCTGGTCATGAGTAAACATGTTCCCGCGACAAATCTTAAGCGCGCATTTGAACTCGTGCGGGCACGCCCCGGTGGGTATACCTGTGCGTCACCTGGACTGGGATCCACGAATCACCTTTTGTGCGAAGACCTCAAGGACCGCGCTTTTCTAGGGTGGGAGCATATTCCATACAGTGGCGAGGCACCCGTGATGGTGGATGTAGCCGGTGGCCGTGCGGACTTTGGCATCGTCTCGGTAACCGCTGCCTTACCTTTCATAAATTCGGGCCACGTCCTTGCTCTGGCGGTCTTCTCCACTGACAGGGTGCCTGTCATTTCATCCGTTCTACGGATGGCGGAACTCGGGTTCGCCCATATGGAGGCCCAAGGCTGGTGCGCCATAGTGGCGCCGGCAGGCACGCCGCCGCATGTTGTCTCCCGGCTGAACCGATCTATCAACGCAGCGCTTTCCAACGTGTCATTTCGCAGGAAGTTGACGCGTCTTGGATATGTCGTTCCGGGAGCGGGGAATACGCCCGAGTCCTTGGGGACTTTCCTCGCCGAAGACGTTGATCGCTGGACAAAGTTGTTGATACAGAAGCAGGTTACCGGGCTTCAGTAA
- a CDS encoding tripartite tricarboxylate transporter substrate-binding protein, with product MDGYPKRPLTLVLGAPAGVELDLITRRVATFLSKDLGQNVLVENRPAADGVEGAIAVAQSPADGYTIYMATRPLTLQGQASDGPAFKFSEDFVPVVMVARIPYVIVSGMHVWASSLQDTYALMFTRRRIFTCASRGGWSTTHLLCEMLKENGKLSWDHAPYDTEISALDDVTRGGADVAIASLPTALPYIRSEKIRGLAVFARSRVPAIPTLPGIDEHGYVDYQIPDWCGLVAPAGTPANVIARLNQSVNAALADEDVRKDLLRLGYMLPNASNTPEELGKFVTEDVAKWQKILKEQQVTALE from the coding sequence ATGGACGGCTATCCCAAACGGCCATTGACGCTGGTGCTGGGTGCCCCCGCTGGTGTTGAACTTGACCTCATCACTCGCCGGGTAGCGACGTTTCTGTCGAAAGATCTCGGGCAAAACGTCCTGGTCGAAAACCGCCCCGCGGCGGACGGCGTCGAGGGTGCGATCGCTGTAGCTCAGTCCCCCGCCGATGGATATACGATCTATATGGCCACGCGGCCTCTTACGCTACAGGGCCAGGCTTCCGACGGTCCTGCGTTCAAATTCTCCGAAGACTTTGTGCCGGTTGTCATGGTCGCCCGCATTCCTTATGTCATCGTCTCCGGGATGCATGTATGGGCATCCTCATTGCAGGATACCTACGCGCTTATGTTCACGCGACGGCGCATTTTCACGTGCGCTTCCAGAGGGGGCTGGTCCACCACCCATCTATTGTGCGAAATGCTGAAGGAGAACGGCAAGCTGTCTTGGGACCATGCGCCCTATGACACCGAGATATCGGCACTGGATGACGTGACCAGAGGCGGCGCCGATGTAGCGATCGCGTCGCTGCCCACCGCCTTGCCATACATAAGGTCGGAGAAGATCCGCGGGCTCGCGGTATTCGCCCGCAGCCGCGTCCCCGCGATTCCAACCTTACCCGGTATCGATGAACACGGGTATGTCGATTATCAAATACCGGATTGGTGCGGCCTTGTCGCTCCCGCGGGCACGCCGGCGAACGTCATCGCGCGTTTGAACCAATCCGTCAATGCCGCCCTGGCGGACGAGGACGTGCGCAAAGACTTGCTAAGACTCGGCTATATGCTCCCCAACGCAAGCAACACCCCCGAAGAACTGGGAAAGTTCGTCACGGAGGATGTGGCGAAGTGGCAAAAGATACTAAAGGAGCAGCAGGTGACGGCGCTTGAGTAA
- a CDS encoding MmgE/PrpD family protein, whose product MGNTDSGGFFAAALAELALKTYRGSYSELAARNATNCIADTISVALAGCSEPCVAILADTPGVCEAPGDGLIWGAAQRTSALDAALINATASHALDYDDICAKFGGHHSAPLVAPLLAVGEGRKSSGEEILRAYITGVEVEVRLASALHPEHYGKGWHPTSTIGVFGVAAAAACLLGLDETQLATALGLCASMASGIKANFGSMAKPLHVGMCARSGLLAALLAQRGYDAGPQAFEGVQGFFNVYNGAGNYALERVFEAGDGGLEIEGTSVGIKQFPCCGSTHAAITMALEVLRDIQRDANPDARRQSGLDPSQVKQIRILPNGNRLAHTNKPMPRTVLEAKFSVQHVVARALVSGSVRLDHFSEACVQDPAILELLHKTEALPHPDMPLTGDHLWGAEVIVHLHSGAVFSRRIEDLTCRDGNYPMSDEELWEKFKDCAGARLAPVAVKQLYERLHNLKAIEDVGSVTALLSVHD is encoded by the coding sequence GTGGGAAATACTGATTCGGGCGGCTTTTTTGCGGCCGCTTTGGCCGAACTCGCACTCAAGACCTACCGCGGCTCTTATTCGGAACTCGCCGCGCGCAACGCCACCAACTGCATCGCCGATACGATATCGGTTGCGCTTGCTGGATGTTCGGAACCTTGCGTAGCGATATTGGCCGATACCCCGGGTGTCTGCGAGGCGCCGGGTGACGGCCTGATCTGGGGGGCCGCGCAACGCACCAGCGCACTGGATGCCGCCCTGATCAACGCCACGGCTTCGCATGCGCTCGATTATGACGACATCTGCGCGAAGTTCGGCGGCCACCACTCCGCGCCGTTGGTCGCGCCTTTACTGGCCGTGGGCGAAGGGCGCAAGTCTTCCGGCGAGGAAATCTTGCGGGCCTACATCACCGGAGTGGAAGTCGAGGTGCGCCTGGCGTCGGCCTTGCATCCGGAGCATTATGGCAAGGGCTGGCACCCTACTTCCACGATAGGCGTGTTTGGCGTGGCAGCCGCGGCTGCTTGCCTGCTGGGGCTGGACGAAACACAGCTGGCGACAGCATTGGGGCTTTGTGCGTCCATGGCTTCAGGCATCAAGGCCAATTTCGGCAGCATGGCCAAACCTCTGCACGTGGGCATGTGCGCCAGATCCGGATTGCTGGCCGCATTATTGGCACAGCGTGGCTACGACGCCGGGCCGCAGGCGTTCGAAGGCGTGCAAGGTTTCTTCAATGTCTATAACGGCGCCGGCAACTATGCGCTTGAGCGCGTTTTCGAAGCGGGCGATGGTGGGCTGGAAATAGAAGGAACGTCGGTCGGCATCAAGCAGTTTCCGTGCTGTGGCAGTACGCATGCCGCCATCACCATGGCGTTGGAGGTATTGCGTGACATCCAGCGTGACGCGAACCCTGATGCCAGGCGGCAGAGTGGCCTGGATCCCAGTCAGGTCAAACAGATCCGCATACTCCCTAATGGCAATCGCCTGGCGCATACCAACAAGCCCATGCCCAGGACAGTGCTGGAGGCAAAATTCAGCGTCCAACACGTCGTCGCTCGGGCGCTCGTCAGCGGTAGTGTCCGGCTCGATCATTTTTCTGAGGCGTGTGTTCAGGATCCGGCCATTCTGGAATTGCTGCACAAGACGGAAGCGCTTCCGCATCCCGACATGCCTTTGACCGGTGACCATCTCTGGGGCGCCGAGGTCATCGTGCATCTGCATTCCGGCGCGGTATTCTCCCGTCGTATCGAGGATCTGACGTGCAGGGACGGCAATTACCCCATGAGCGACGAGGAGCTTTGGGAAAAATTCAAGGACTGCGCAGGGGCGCGACTGGCGCCCGTGGCGGTCAAGCAGCTCTACGAACGGCTACACAATCTGAAAGCCATCGAGGATGTCGGGAGCGTGACCGCCCTGCTCTCGGTACATGATTAG
- a CDS encoding NAD(P)-dependent oxidoreductase yields MMTKKLGFVGIGQMGGGMAAHLTRAGFALTGYDPSEDSRNLAAKDGVKVVKQLRDAVLGADVVLTSLPNPPITLDAWLGENGILAYMAEGSIGIELSSIDPDVMCRIAAEAKKKGVRIVDAPVSGGPLEAAAGQLVLMTGGEQADIDAVGDVLDCLSSSRHVTGPVGTGKTVKLVNNMMSMGNIVVAAEAFALGTAAGVDPKTLFDVLSQSGGRSHHFLKRFPKAIEGDYAPGFKIELGEKDVALGIDLGRKLMQPTPAASMVRELIALGMAGGRKGQDIVAMLDYYLKANAGRA; encoded by the coding sequence ATGATGACAAAGAAACTCGGATTTGTAGGTATCGGCCAAATGGGCGGCGGCATGGCGGCCCATCTCACGCGGGCGGGATTTGCACTGACCGGCTATGACCCAAGTGAAGATAGCCGTAATCTCGCGGCGAAGGACGGCGTCAAGGTGGTGAAGCAATTGCGAGATGCCGTGCTCGGAGCGGACGTGGTGTTGACCAGCCTGCCCAATCCGCCTATTACGCTGGACGCCTGGCTGGGTGAAAACGGCATACTGGCTTATATGGCCGAAGGCTCCATCGGCATAGAACTGAGTTCCATAGACCCCGATGTCATGTGTCGGATCGCGGCGGAGGCAAAGAAGAAAGGCGTGCGTATCGTGGACGCGCCCGTAAGCGGCGGTCCTTTGGAGGCCGCCGCCGGCCAGCTGGTATTGATGACCGGGGGTGAGCAGGCAGACATCGATGCCGTCGGCGATGTCCTCGACTGCCTGTCCAGTTCGCGCCATGTGACAGGGCCCGTCGGTACGGGAAAGACGGTCAAGCTGGTCAACAACATGATGTCCATGGGGAATATCGTCGTTGCCGCGGAAGCCTTCGCCTTGGGGACCGCGGCGGGAGTCGACCCCAAGACCCTGTTCGACGTCCTGTCGCAGAGTGGCGGCCGGTCCCATCACTTTCTGAAGCGCTTCCCCAAGGCGATCGAGGGTGATTACGCGCCGGGATTCAAGATAGAGCTCGGCGAAAAGGATGTCGCGCTGGGGATCGATCTGGGCCGCAAGCTGATGCAGCCGACGCCGGCCGCTTCCATGGTCAGGGAATTGATCGCCCTGGGCATGGCGGGTGGGCGCAAAGGACAGGACATCGTCGCCATGCTCGATTATTACCTTAAGGCGAATGCGGGCCGCGCTTAG
- a CDS encoding tripartite tricarboxylate transporter substrate binding protein: protein MAAEPYPSRPISLIVPAPPGGGVDTVGRILAQQLSSLLGVSVVIENKTGAGGVIGARYVKQAKPDGYTLLLNANHQIVNPMIRPSAGYDGLKDFDAITIVGRVPLAVFVSSASPYKSLKELFAAAKAKPGEISWANSSTGTAGHLGTELLRSRGGAETPIINYNGGAQGITAIMGNQVTAMVEPLTSVLPHVAGGKIRVIAVTSAERVAQLPGVPTVAESGFPGYDMNSWYGIWAPKGTPMDIRKRVAEAVNAAVRSPAVKERFDAAAFQPIGSSPAEATAFQADQGKGYQALVDKVKIRVEE from the coding sequence ATGGCTGCTGAACCCTATCCAAGCCGGCCTATCTCGTTAATCGTGCCCGCGCCGCCCGGCGGGGGCGTGGACACGGTGGGCCGGATACTGGCGCAGCAACTGTCGTCCTTGCTGGGTGTCTCGGTGGTTATCGAGAACAAGACCGGCGCCGGGGGCGTCATCGGCGCGCGCTACGTCAAACAGGCCAAACCCGACGGGTATACCTTGCTGTTGAACGCGAATCATCAGATCGTCAATCCCATGATCCGGCCATCGGCCGGTTATGACGGCCTGAAGGACTTCGATGCGATCACCATCGTCGGTCGCGTGCCGTTGGCGGTCTTCGTCTCAAGCGCGTCACCTTACAAGTCGCTCAAGGAGTTATTCGCCGCCGCGAAAGCCAAGCCTGGCGAAATATCCTGGGCCAACAGCTCCACCGGCACGGCCGGCCATCTGGGCACGGAGTTGCTGCGCAGCCGCGGTGGCGCGGAAACCCCGATCATCAACTACAACGGCGGCGCCCAGGGGATTACCGCGATCATGGGAAATCAGGTGACGGCCATGGTCGAACCCTTGACGTCCGTCCTGCCCCATGTCGCCGGCGGCAAGATAAGAGTCATCGCGGTGACATCGGCCGAACGCGTGGCACAACTGCCTGGCGTGCCCACCGTGGCTGAAAGCGGGTTCCCCGGGTATGACATGAACAGCTGGTACGGAATCTGGGCGCCCAAGGGCACGCCCATGGACATCCGCAAACGCGTGGCGGAAGCCGTGAATGCCGCGGTGCGCAGCCCTGCCGTCAAGGAGAGATTCGACGCCGCCGCGTTCCAGCCGATAGGTTCCAGTCCGGCAGAAGCGACGGCTTTCCAGGCAGACCAAGGCAAGGGCTATCAAGCCCTGGTGGACAAAGTAAAGATCAGAGTCGAGGAATAA